The Capra hircus breed San Clemente chromosome 11, ASM170441v1, whole genome shotgun sequence genomic interval CCTGAGGGCTGAGCCAGCTGCCCGCTCTGGCCACCCAGGACTCCACTTTTCTAACCTGCGGGGGACATCCGCCCGCCTCCACCTGGCCTGGACCAGCCCAGGAAAAAGTGTCCAGAGCACAGTGGCCTCCTCCCAGGGCCCCGGCTCTGGGCCCCGCCTTACCCGATCCACGTGGAGTACAGCCGTTCCTGAGGGGCCGAGATCTGGAGGCAACAAGGACAGTGTCACTGCCCTGCCCTCCCAGCGCCCCCATCCCAGCCTTGGGGGCATTTCCCCCAGTGCCTGTGGCCCGGCGTCAGCCAGGAGCAGGAAGGGCAGCAGGGCCAGGCTGGGTGTGAAGGCAGAGGACATCTGAAGGTGCTTCTTGCCCTTCCCTCCCCAGGTCAAGGTTGCCCAGCACCCCCATGCCCTACAGGGACTCCCCACCACCTCACCTTGATTTTGACGTCCTTTGGGGCAAGCttctttacttcacttagtaatcGATCGCCAAAGCCTGTGAACACAAGGCTGGCTGAACCCAGGGTCCACATCTGACCCCTCATCACTAGCTCCCTCACATccactttttttattttgtaagctACTATTTTAttgtttggccatgccacacagcatgtggaatcttagttctctgaccagggatcgaacccatgctccctCAGTGGAAGtgcgcagtcttaaccactggactgccaggaagtccttGTTTTAGTCATTCTTGCCAGGAGTAAGGGTGGAGAGAACCACACCGAAGGCAGAAAAGATCCAGCAGCGTGCCTGCAGGTGGGCCCGCTTCCCtcttcaggaaggaaggaaggaaggaaggaagcagaagaCGGAATCCCAAGTGACCCACCACTGCCCCCTACGCTCTCCCCCTTGACACTCCAGAGCCAAAACCACCAGAAGCAGTCAAAGGCAAATGATGAGTCAGGAGAACAAGCAGTCGCTTCCATCCAATAGACAGGCAAACATCTTGCACAGTGTTGGGACGGGGCTGGGGGACTGCCATAACTGGGGGAGCCTCTCAGGAGGGAAACGTGATATCTACCAGGTAATGCACACATGTGTACCctctgactcagcaattccatccCTAGGATTTATCTTTCAGTTATCTTCCCATTATGTGAAGTGATAGTGCATGCAATCACCCAGTGGAACATTTTTGTGATGAGAAAGAATTTCACCACCTCCAAGGCCACTGGCAGGTTTCACCACCTCCAAGGCCATCAGCAGGTTAATGGTTCAATGGCACATCCAGCCCTCAGGGCCAGATAAAGAGAACCTACACAACCATCTGCCGTCTGTGGAGCAAAATCAACAACACAGGGCGTGGAGCTGGAGAGTATGCTCGTGTTCCTGCTCTCTGTGTTCCTGCTCTgtcgctaagtcaggtctgactcttcgcaaccccatggactgtggcccgccaggctcctctgtccatggaattctccaggctagcatactggagtgggttgccatttccttctccaagggatcttcctgagccatggattgaacccatatctcccacAATGGCAAGCTGATTcgttactactgagccacctggaaagtctagAGAGTAAAGTCCAGGGCTGAGTAAAAGGGATGCTTTATCTAGGTACAGATGAGCAACTAATAATAACTGTGGGGAGGGAACTGGGTGACCAGGTCAACAGAAGGCAGACTTCATCAAATACATTGTAGACCTCATTAAACTTACCAtctatttgtaaaaaaaatttaatttcaaatctatcccgtaaaaaaaaaaacctcactgaaAACCCAAAAAACCCACAGAAAATGGGCTATATCCCAGGCTTTCAGGAATTGGGGTGCAGTCTGAGGGCCCCACTACCTGTGGCCTCCAAGCCATACCATCCCGACCAACTAGGTACCTTTGAAAAGCGTGGAGCCACCGGAAAGCATGATGTTTGCGAACAGCGTGCGGCGCAGATCCATGTCAGACTTGTGGATGGCGAAGACCAGAACCTCATGGAGTCCCTCACTCTCATCCCCTATCAGGTCTGGCTGGAACAGCAGCTCAGGGGCCCGGAACCGCGCTGGTCCCACCTTCGAAACACAAGATGTAGTCCCGCCTCCTCCAGTCCCGGCATCCCCACCCGCCCGCGCCCGGCCCGAGCTTACGTTGAGCGTGCTGCCGTCGGGCAGGGTGTATTGCACCTTCTCTGTCTCCAGAGCCTCATCCTTCTGGGGGTTGATGGACAGGTAGCAGGCCCGCTGCGGTGGGCAGAGACAGGGCCCTCAGGAGGTGGCCACGGGGACCTGCACACCCAGGGCTCAACCTCACGCTGGGTCCGACCACCCTCGtttccccactccctgccccatGTCACCTCTTTGATGGTCCGGACGACCTCAAACTCAGCCGAGGTGTGAAAGTCCGCCCCCTCCTTGCGCAGCAGCAGCCGGAGGTAGCGGGAGACGTCGCGGCCGGCGATGTCCACCCGCATGATGGAGTGCGGCATGGCGAAGCCCTCGTAGACGGGGACGGCGTGGGTGACCCCGTCCCCCGAGTCCAATACCACTCCCGTCGTGCGTCCTGTGGCGTACCTGTCACCAGGTCAGCATCCCTTCACCTCAGCCACTGAGGCACTGGGACCTCCGCACCCCTGGAAGGGCCCCCGGGGCGTGTGCATTATCTGGTCTGAGCAAGGGACCCACGGGCCCCGCTTTAGGGATGGCCATGAGGAGGCTGTTTGTTCAGGGAAGTCAGGCGCCGCAGCATCCCCATCAGGAGGCCAGAGACGCGAGGGCCAGGGCCGAGGGGGCACTCACAGGCTGAGCACGGCCTGCATGGAGATGAACAGGGCCGGCACGTTGAAGGTTTCGAAGAACACCTCCGCCGCCTTCTCCCGGTTCTTACTCGGGTTGAGCGGCGCTTCCGTAAGAAGAACAGGATGCTGCAGGAGACGGCAGAGTTCCGGGCAGGTGCAAAGGCAACGTGCAGGCCCCGCCGGGATCTTTCCAGAGAGCCACCTACCCCGGGAGCACACGAACCCGCCGTCTCCCATCCCTCCCGAGGGCGCCGGCACGTCATCTGCCAGCAGTGACTCTTCCAAAGACCCAGCGCCCCCTGGAATATTCTACTTGGCTGCCGCTAGCTGTGCAGACCCACACCCACATAATGCAGGGACAGCAGGGACCCACACCCACACAATGCAGGGCGGAGGGGCGCAGGGACCCACACCCACATAATTCAGGGACAGCAGGGACCCACACCCACACAATGCGGGGCAGAGGGGCGGCAGGGACCCACACCCACACAATGCGGGGCGGAGGGGCGCAGGGACCCACACCCACATAATTCAGGGACAGCAGGGATCCACACCCACACAATGCGGGGCAGAGGGGTGGCAGGGACCCTCACCCACACAATGCGGGGCAGAGGGGTGGCAGGGACCCACACCCACACAATGCAGGGCAGAGGGGTGGCAGGGACCCTCACCCACACAATGCAGGGCAGAGGGGCGCAGGGACCCACACCCACACAATGCGGGGCGGAGGGGCGCAGGGACCCACACCCACACAATGCGGGGCAGAGGGGCGGCAGGGACCCTCACCCACACAATGCAGGGCAGAGGGGTGGCAGGGACCCTCACCCACACAATGCAGGGCAGAGGGGTGGCAGGGACCCTCACCCACACAATGCAGGGCAGAGGGGCGCAGGGACCCACACCCACACAATGCGGGGCGGAGGGGAGGCAAGGACCCACACCCACATAATTCAGGGACGGCAGGGATCCACACCCACACAATGCAAGGTGGCAGGGGCTTCATGCCAGACAAGAGCCAGAGAAAGTGTGGAAGCCTGACGCAGACGCCGCAggcggggcagggagagggcGCCGCGGCCCCACCTCCTCGGAGAAGGTCTGCAGCTGGTCCTTAGAGTAGACGTACTGCCAGATCCGCTCCATGTCGTTCCAGTCCCTCACCACGCCGTGCTCCATGGGGTAGCGGATGGCCAGCAGCCCCCGGTGCTCCTGCAGACCGGGAGGC includes:
- the ACTR1B gene encoding beta-centractin isoform X1; protein product: MESYDIIANQPVVIDNGSGVIKAGFAGDQIPKYCFPNYVGRPKHMRVMAGALEGDLFIGPKAEEHRGLLAIRYPMEHGVVRDWNDMERIWQYVYSKDQLQTFSEEHPVLLTEAPLNPSKNREKAAEVFFETFNVPALFISMQAVLSLYATGRTTGVVLDSGDGVTHAVPVYEGFAMPHSIMRVDIAGRDVSRYLRLLLRKEGADFHTSAEFEVVRTIKERACYLSINPQKDEALETEKVQYTLPDGSTLNVGPARFRAPELLFQPDLIGDESEGLHEVLVFAIHKSDMDLRRTLFANIMLSGGSTLFKGFGDRLLSEVKKLAPKDVKIKISAPQERLYSTWIGGSILASLDTFKKMWVSKKEYEEDGSRAIHRKTF
- the ACTR1B gene encoding beta-centractin isoform X2, with the protein product MESYDIIANQPVVIDNGSGVIKAGFAGDQIPKYCFPNYVGRPKHMRVMAGALEGDLFIGPKAEHPVLLTEAPLNPSKNREKAAEVFFETFNVPALFISMQAVLSLYATGRTTGVVLDSGDGVTHAVPVYEGFAMPHSIMRVDIAGRDVSRYLRLLLRKEGADFHTSAEFEVVRTIKERACYLSINPQKDEALETEKVQYTLPDGSTLNVGPARFRAPELLFQPDLIGDESEGLHEVLVFAIHKSDMDLRRTLFANIMLSGGSTLFKGFGDRLLSEVKKLAPKDVKIKISAPQERLYSTWIGGSILASLDTFKKMWVSKKEYEEDGSRAIHRKTF